From the Clostridium putrefaciens genome, one window contains:
- the yqfD gene encoding sporulation protein YqfD produces the protein MSKASNNYKGTIEVEVQCLIPERIINLLWNKGVIIKNVRKVNISTVRFYISIRDYKHLEESAKATNSKIRITSRSGMHFIIMKVKRYLSFAAGSVLFLVLIYYMSTFIWSIEIETEKYLSPYEVRKYLMDLGVRPGIKKKDTSVARIEEEMKKREDIMWIRARVEGSKMKIKVAERKSPPIIEEDNSINNIISKMDGEVIRVYTVSGTAIVKPGDLVKKGDILINAEQGKEGATYITKAEGDVIAKTFYEFNKSIKLKGTLKEPTGNMKEERYIYIYGKKLYLKKYNNEYKNYKSIEDSGKFIKKVIYYELKEINFEKDENQVIKQSTEELKEQLIKELPIDCKILDSIINKEKIEDALNLNVIFIVEQNISLK, from the coding sequence ATGAGTAAAGCTTCAAATAATTATAAGGGAACAATAGAGGTGGAAGTTCAATGTTTAATACCAGAAAGGATAATAAATCTTCTTTGGAATAAGGGGGTAATTATAAAGAATGTAAGAAAAGTAAATATTAGCACTGTAAGATTTTATATTAGTATAAGAGATTATAAACATTTAGAAGAGTCAGCGAAGGCAACTAATTCAAAAATAAGAATAACAAGTAGAAGTGGAATGCATTTCATTATTATGAAGGTTAAAAGATACTTAAGCTTTGCTGCAGGAAGTGTGCTATTTTTAGTATTAATATATTATATGTCCACATTTATATGGTCTATTGAAATAGAGACAGAAAAATATTTATCACCCTATGAGGTAAGGAAATATTTAATGGATTTAGGTGTTAGGCCTGGAATTAAAAAAAAGGATACAAGTGTTGCTAGAATAGAAGAAGAAATGAAAAAGAGAGAGGATATAATGTGGATAAGGGCAAGGGTAGAGGGTTCTAAAATGAAAATAAAGGTTGCTGAAAGGAAGTCTCCTCCAATTATTGAAGAAGATAATAGTATAAATAACATAATTTCAAAAATGGATGGAGAAGTAATAAGAGTATACACAGTTTCAGGAACAGCCATTGTAAAGCCTGGAGATTTGGTAAAGAAAGGAGATATATTAATAAATGCTGAACAGGGGAAGGAAGGAGCCACCTATATTACTAAAGCAGAAGGGGATGTAATTGCTAAAACCTTTTATGAATTTAATAAAAGCATTAAATTAAAAGGAACCTTAAAAGAACCTACTGGAAATATGAAAGAAGAAAGATATATATATATATATGGTAAAAAGTTATACTTAAAAAAATATAACAATGAGTATAAGAATTACAAAAGTATTGAAGATAGTGGAAAGTTTATTAAAAAGGTTATATACTATGAGTTAAAAGAGATTAATTTTGAGAAAGATGAAAATCAGGTTATAAAACAATCTACAGAAGAACTGAAAGAACAACTTATTAAAGAGCTTCCGATAGATTGTAAAATACTAGATAGTATAATAAACAAAGAAAAAATAGAAGATGCCTTAAATTTAAATGTAATTTTTATAGTGGAGCAAAACATATCTTTAAAGTAG
- the yqfC gene encoding sporulation protein YqfC has protein sequence MDNKIDIIKEGLSEKLELPREIILDLPMITITGNRDINIENHKGIIIFDENKVKINSKIGAITIYGSNFEVLFLGGKTFSLKGVFKSVVYEGNE, from the coding sequence ATGGATAATAAAATAGACATAATAAAAGAAGGTTTATCAGAAAAACTGGAACTCCCAAGAGAAATAATTTTGGATTTGCCTATGATAACTATTACAGGTAATAGAGATATAAATATAGAAAATCATAAGGGTATAATTATTTTTGATGAGAATAAGGTTAAAATTAATTCTAAAATAGGGGCTATAACCATATATGGTAGTAATTTTGAGGTTTTGTTTTTAGGTGGAAAGACTTTTAGTTTAAAAGGAGTATTTAAATCGGTGGTGTATGAGGGCAATGAGTAA
- a CDS encoding GatB/YqeY domain-containing protein has product MPIKKQLQEDWKQALKAKEKLKASTISMARSSILLVEKTDGVELEDKQVIEILAKEIKQRKEAMFEFEKGKRQDLVDEAKAEIEILLSYLPQQLSDEEVFSLVKEAASKVEANSMKDMGKLMAELRPKVVGRADAKYVSSVVKEYLNSK; this is encoded by the coding sequence ATGCCAATAAAAAAACAACTTCAAGAAGACTGGAAACAAGCTTTAAAAGCTAAAGAAAAACTAAAGGCTAGCACTATAAGCATGGCTAGGTCTTCAATACTTTTAGTTGAAAAAACTGATGGTGTTGAGCTTGAGGATAAGCAAGTTATTGAGATTTTGGCTAAAGAAATCAAGCAAAGAAAAGAAGCTATGTTTGAGTTCGAAAAAGGAAAAAGACAGGATCTTGTAGATGAAGCTAAGGCCGAAATTGAGATTTTGTTAAGTTACCTTCCTCAGCAGTTAAGCGACGAAGAAGTATTTTCATTAGTTAAAGAGGCGGCTTCAAAGGTAGAGGCAAATAGCATGAAAGATATGGGCAAACTTATGGCGGAGCTTAGACCTAAAGTTGTTGGGAGAGCCGATGCTAAATATGTTAGTTCAGTTGTTAAAGAATATTTAAATAGTAAATAA
- the rpsU gene encoding 30S ribosomal protein S21 — protein sequence MSEIKVGENETLDSALRRFKKKCARSGVLSEVRKREHYEKPSVKKKNKSEAARKRKFK from the coding sequence ATGTCAGAAATTAAGGTTGGAGAAAACGAAACATTAGACAGTGCATTAAGAAGATTTAAAAAGAAATGTGCTAGGTCAGGAGTGCTTTCAGAAGTTAGGAAAAGAGAACATTATGAAAAGCCAAGTGTAAAGAAGAAGAACAAATCAGAAGCTGCGAGAAAGAGAAAATTCAAATAG
- a CDS encoding histidine triad nucleotide-binding protein, with protein sequence MEDCIFCKIVKGDIPSEKVYEDDKVYAFKDLNPEAPIHVLIIPKMHIKSTNEISEENSSSISNLFISVAKIAKILNIDESGYRVVNNCGKQGGQTVEHLHFHMLGGRDLTWPPG encoded by the coding sequence GTGGAAGATTGCATATTTTGTAAGATAGTAAAAGGTGATATACCATCAGAAAAGGTTTATGAAGATGACAAAGTATATGCATTTAAAGACTTAAATCCAGAAGCTCCCATCCATGTACTAATAATACCTAAGATGCATATAAAAAGCACTAATGAAATAAGTGAAGAAAATTCTAGTAGTATTTCTAATTTATTCATAAGTGTAGCAAAGATAGCAAAGATATTAAACATAGATGAAAGTGGCTATAGAGTTGTTAATAACTGCGGAAAACAGGGAGGACAAACTGTGGAACATTTGCATTTTCATATGCTAGGAGGCCGAGATTTAACTTGGCCTCCGGGTTAA
- the mtaB gene encoding tRNA (N(6)-L-threonylcarbamoyladenosine(37)-C(2))-methylthiotransferase MtaB, whose product MKVAFSTLGCRVNQYESEAMAEKFIREGYEVVDFERFSDVYVINTCTVTNMGDKKSRQIIGRARRENPEAIIAVVGCYAQISSTEVSLIEGVNVVLGTRNKGDIVYFVNRARDENKQIIKVGEVLKNHKFEDLNIEEYQDRTRAFIKIQDGCNRFCSYCLIPYARGGVCSKDPEKVIEEIKNLSKHGFKEVILSGIHTASYGVDLEGNVTLVDILCLIEEIPGIERVRIGSIDPTFFTDDVLRKIKGLKKLCHHFHLSLQSGCDETLERMNRKYTSKDYKDIVEKLREAYGDVSITTDVIVGFPGESNEEFEKTYEFLKEIKLSKTHVFKFSPRKGTKAENMKNQIDGNIKDERSHKLIELNLINEKEFMNKFIGKTFKVLYEQEVLKEDGIYEGYAENYIKVRSKCSHDNIIGKVVETIIKDVENDYAEGVIKG is encoded by the coding sequence ATGAAAGTTGCATTTTCTACTTTAGGCTGCAGAGTTAATCAATATGAATCTGAAGCTATGGCAGAAAAGTTTATAAGAGAGGGATATGAGGTAGTAGACTTTGAGAGGTTCTCAGACGTATATGTTATAAATACATGTACGGTAACTAACATGGGTGACAAAAAATCAAGGCAAATAATAGGAAGAGCTAGAAGAGAAAATCCTGAGGCTATAATAGCAGTAGTTGGTTGTTATGCTCAAATATCTAGTACAGAAGTTTCTTTAATAGAAGGCGTAAATGTAGTTTTGGGAACAAGAAATAAAGGTGATATAGTTTATTTCGTTAATAGAGCAAGGGATGAAAATAAACAAATTATAAAGGTTGGAGAGGTTCTTAAAAATCATAAGTTTGAAGATTTAAATATTGAAGAATATCAAGACAGGACAAGAGCTTTTATTAAAATACAAGATGGATGTAATAGATTTTGTTCTTATTGTTTAATACCATATGCTAGAGGTGGAGTATGCAGTAAAGATCCAGAAAAGGTGATTGAAGAAATAAAAAATTTGTCTAAACATGGATTTAAAGAAGTGATATTATCAGGTATACATACTGCATCTTATGGAGTTGACTTAGAAGGAAATGTAACATTAGTTGATATACTGTGCTTAATAGAAGAAATACCTGGAATTGAAAGGGTGAGGATAGGCTCTATAGACCCCACATTTTTTACGGATGATGTATTAAGAAAGATAAAAGGATTAAAGAAACTTTGTCATCATTTCCATCTTTCACTCCAAAGCGGATGTGATGAAACATTAGAAAGAATGAATAGGAAATACACATCAAAAGATTATAAAGATATTGTAGAAAAGTTAAGGGAAGCTTATGGTGATGTATCAATAACTACGGATGTTATAGTGGGATTTCCAGGTGAATCTAACGAAGAGTTTGAAAAGACCTATGAATTTTTAAAAGAAATAAAGTTATCAAAGACTCACGTTTTTAAATTTAGCCCAAGAAAAGGCACTAAAGCAGAAAATATGAAAAATCAAATAGATGGGAATATAAAAGATGAAAGAAGCCATAAATTAATAGAACTTAATTTAATAAATGAAAAAGAATTTATGAATAAGTTCATTGGAAAGACTTTTAAAGTTTTATATGAACAAGAGGTTTTAAAAGAAGATGGAATATATGAAGGTTATGCAGAAAACTACATAAAGGTAAGATCTAAGTGTAGCCATGATAATATTATAGGCAAGGTAGTAGAAACTATTATAAAGGATGTAGAAAATGATTATGCTGAAGGAGTAATAAAAGGTTAG
- a CDS encoding 16S rRNA (uracil(1498)-N(3))-methyltransferase, translating to MHKFFLALEDISLEEALIRGEDVKHIYKVLRLEVFEKIIINNGHGCEYLGEISSIDKTLVKVKLLEKLDINNESPIEIHLFQGLPKATKMDLIVQKNTELGIKEITPILTSRVDVKLKGEFKKIDRLQRIALEASKQSKRTLIPKIREPISLAEVMESLQRFDLVIVPYEDETEVTIRQMVISLDKSNIKTVAIIIGPEGGFEKKEIKMLKDVGAKIITLGPRILRTETAGFTATTLVQYELGDLGGVN from the coding sequence ATGCATAAGTTTTTCCTAGCACTAGAAGATATATCTTTAGAAGAAGCCTTAATACGTGGAGAAGATGTAAAACATATATATAAGGTTCTAAGACTTGAGGTTTTTGAAAAGATAATAATAAACAATGGTCATGGTTGTGAGTATCTAGGGGAAATATCTAGCATAGATAAGACCTTAGTAAAGGTTAAACTTTTAGAAAAGTTAGATATAAATAATGAAAGCCCAATAGAGATTCACTTATTCCAGGGGCTGCCAAAGGCTACGAAAATGGATTTAATAGTTCAGAAGAATACAGAACTTGGAATTAAGGAGATTACTCCCATATTAACATCAAGAGTGGATGTTAAATTAAAGGGTGAGTTTAAGAAAATAGATAGGCTTCAAAGAATAGCATTAGAAGCTTCAAAACAGAGTAAGCGAACTTTGATACCTAAGATAAGAGAACCTATATCTTTAGCTGAAGTTATGGAAAGTTTACAAAGGTTCGATTTAGTTATAGTTCCATATGAAGACGAAACAGAGGTTACCATAAGACAAATGGTAATATCTTTAGATAAAAGTAATATTAAAACAGTAGCTATAATAATAGGACCTGAAGGTGGATTTGAGAAAAAAGAAATTAAAATGTTAAAAGATGTAGGGGCTAAAATAATTACCTTAGGACCTAGAATATTAAGAACTGAAACTGCAGGATTTACTGCAACAACTTTAGTTCAGTATGAATTAGGGGATTTAGGAGGAGTTAATTGA
- the prmA gene encoding 50S ribosomal protein L11 methyltransferase has protein sequence MQGTWLEVKVITKSEAIEPISGIFYSLDVKGVAIEDPNDILKRKQGALTWDFADINILEYKGEAAVVTGYFSVEEEMESIVEDIKKKIIDLKSFGIDVGEGKVIYSKVKEEDWANNWKKYYKPTKIGSNIVIKPIWEDYKKSNDEIIIELDPGMAFGTGTHETTRMCVEAMESYVRKDMTVFDIGTGSGILAIAASKVGAKSVVGVDLDPVAVDSARENIKFNNINNITILEGNLIDVVEGKADIVVANIIAEIICLLTEDIKKVLKEGGLFITSGIIHDRCDMVIDKLKKENFEIIKINKDGEWNCIIAKAK, from the coding sequence ATGCAAGGTACTTGGTTAGAAGTAAAGGTTATAACAAAAAGTGAAGCAATAGAGCCTATTTCAGGCATTTTTTATAGTTTAGATGTAAAAGGGGTTGCAATAGAGGACCCAAATGATATATTAAAAAGAAAGCAAGGGGCTTTAACATGGGATTTTGCCGATATTAATATATTAGAATATAAGGGCGAAGCTGCAGTAGTTACAGGGTATTTTAGCGTAGAAGAGGAAATGGAATCTATTGTAGAAGATATAAAGAAAAAGATAATTGATCTTAAAAGCTTTGGAATAGATGTAGGAGAAGGTAAAGTAATTTACTCTAAAGTAAAAGAAGAAGATTGGGCCAATAATTGGAAGAAGTACTATAAGCCTACAAAGATAGGTTCAAACATAGTAATTAAACCTATATGGGAAGATTATAAAAAGTCTAATGATGAAATTATAATAGAATTAGACCCCGGAATGGCATTCGGTACAGGAACCCATGAAACTACAAGAATGTGTGTTGAGGCTATGGAAAGCTATGTAAGAAAAGATATGACAGTATTTGATATAGGAACAGGTTCTGGTATTCTTGCTATTGCAGCATCTAAGGTAGGTGCTAAAAGTGTTGTAGGTGTTGATTTAGATCCTGTAGCAGTAGACTCAGCAAGAGAAAATATTAAATTTAATAATATTAATAATATAACTATACTTGAGGGTAATCTTATAGATGTAGTCGAGGGAAAAGCAGATATAGTTGTTGCTAATATAATAGCCGAAATAATATGTCTTTTAACTGAAGATATAAAAAAGGTGCTAAAAGAAGGTGGTTTATTTATTACCTCAGGAATAATTCATGATAGATGCGATATGGTAATAGATAAGTTAAAGAAAGAAAACTTTGAAATTATTAAGATAAATAAAGATGGCGAATGGAATTGTATAATAGCCAAAGCTAAATAA
- the dnaJ gene encoding molecular chaperone DnaJ, which produces MAKKDYYELLGLEKGASDAEIKSAFRKLAVKYHPDKNQGNKEAEETFKEINEAYQVLSDADKKAQYDRFGTTDFNGGGGFGDYDFSGGFDDIGDIFSSFFGGGSRKRRNGPEKGEDLEYRMNLTFEEAVFGVEKEIRILRSESCESCSGTGAKTGTSKATCDKCRGTGQVKTQRNTPLGSFVSSSTCDKCGGTGSIIKEPCNTCHGAGKTKKERKISINIPAGVDDGNVMPLRGQGNHGANGGPPGDLYINIRVGKHSTFIRKGFDIYMDSHISMVKAALGIDIKVPTVDGDVVYTVPAGTQPGTMFRLKGKGVPKINSHLRGDQYINVIVDIPKHMDEKQKEILKSFAEASGESMEDEKKPGFMGKIFKK; this is translated from the coding sequence ATGGCTAAAAAAGACTATTATGAATTATTAGGTCTTGAAAAAGGGGCCAGTGACGCTGAAATAAAAAGCGCTTTTAGAAAATTGGCAGTTAAGTACCACCCAGATAAAAATCAAGGGAATAAGGAAGCTGAAGAAACATTTAAAGAAATCAATGAGGCTTATCAGGTATTAAGTGATGCTGATAAGAAGGCTCAATATGATAGATTTGGCACTACTGATTTCAATGGTGGTGGCGGCTTTGGAGATTATGATTTTTCGGGTGGATTTGACGACATAGGAGATATATTTAGTTCTTTCTTTGGAGGTGGTTCTAGAAAAAGAAGAAATGGTCCTGAAAAGGGAGAAGACTTAGAATATAGAATGAACCTTACTTTTGAAGAGGCAGTTTTTGGAGTGGAAAAGGAAATAAGAATATTAAGAAGTGAGTCTTGTGAAAGCTGTAGTGGTACAGGAGCGAAGACAGGTACATCTAAAGCTACCTGTGACAAATGCAGAGGAACAGGTCAAGTTAAAACTCAAAGAAATACTCCACTTGGAAGTTTTGTTTCATCCTCCACTTGTGATAAATGTGGTGGTACAGGTAGTATAATAAAAGAACCATGTAATACTTGTCATGGGGCAGGAAAAACAAAAAAAGAAAGAAAGATATCTATAAATATACCAGCAGGTGTAGATGATGGTAATGTTATGCCTTTAAGAGGACAGGGAAATCATGGTGCTAATGGTGGGCCTCCAGGGGATTTATATATTAACATAAGGGTTGGGAAGCATTCTACATTTATAAGAAAAGGCTTTGATATTTATATGGATAGCCATATAAGCATGGTTAAAGCTGCTTTAGGTATTGATATTAAGGTTCCTACAGTAGATGGAGATGTTGTATATACAGTGCCAGCAGGAACTCAACCAGGTACTATGTTTAGATTAAAAGGAAAAGGTGTACCTAAGATAAATAGTCATCTTAGAGGAGATCAATATATAAATGTAATAGTTGATATTCCAAAACATATGGATGAAAAGCAAAAAGAAATTTTAAAATCTTTTGCAGAGGCTAGTGGCGAAAGTATGGAAGATGAAAAGAAACCAGGGTTTATGGGCAAGATATTCAAAAAATAA
- the dnaK gene encoding molecular chaperone DnaK: protein MGKVIGIDLGTTNSCVAVMEGGEAVVISSSEGARTIPSVVSFQADGERLVGQVAKRQSITNPERTIASIKRHMGSNYKVTIDSKDYTPQEISAMVLQKIKTDAEAYLGEKVTQAVITVPAYFNDSQRQATKDAGKIAGLEVLRIINEPTAASLAYGIDKTEKSQKVLVYDLGGGTFDVSILELGDGVFEVKSTNGDTRLGGDDFDDKLVDYIADNFKSENGIDLRQDKMAHQRLKEAAEKAKIELSSSMQTSINLPFITADATGPKHIEMNLTRAKFNELTHDLVQRTIEPMRKSLQDAGLSINEIDKIILVGGSTRTPAVQDAVKEFTGKDPSKGVNPDECVALGAAIQAGVLTGDVKDVLLLDVSPLTLGIETLGGIATPLIERNTTIPTRKSQVFSTAADGQTSVEIHIVQGERQMATDNKTLGRVTLSGIAAAPRGVPQIEVTFDIDANGIVNVSAKDKGTGKEAKITITASTNLNDDEIDKAVKEAEKFAEEDKKRKESIEVKNNADQLVYQTEKTLTELGEKVSEEDKAKVNEKLEALKAIKDAEDIEAIKKATEELTQEFYAVSAKLYQENPEDAGFDPNNMDMNGNGTSEGPKDDNVVDADFKVDDEK from the coding sequence ATGGGAAAAGTAATAGGAATTGATTTAGGAACAACAAATTCATGTGTGGCAGTTATGGAAGGTGGAGAAGCAGTAGTTATATCAAGCTCAGAAGGAGCAAGAACAATACCTTCAGTAGTTTCATTTCAAGCAGATGGTGAAAGATTGGTAGGTCAAGTAGCAAAGAGACAATCAATAACTAATCCAGAAAGAACTATCGCATCTATAAAAAGACATATGGGAAGTAATTATAAAGTTACAATAGATTCAAAAGATTATACTCCACAAGAAATATCAGCAATGGTACTTCAAAAGATAAAAACTGATGCAGAAGCTTATTTAGGAGAAAAAGTAACTCAAGCAGTAATAACTGTTCCAGCTTACTTTAACGATAGCCAAAGACAAGCAACAAAAGATGCTGGAAAGATAGCAGGGCTTGAAGTTTTAAGAATAATAAATGAACCTACAGCAGCTTCTTTAGCATATGGTATAGATAAGACAGAAAAGAGCCAAAAGGTATTAGTTTATGACCTTGGTGGTGGTACTTTTGACGTATCAATACTTGAACTTGGAGATGGAGTTTTTGAAGTTAAATCTACAAACGGAGATACTCGTTTAGGTGGAGATGACTTTGATGATAAATTAGTTGATTATATAGCGGATAACTTTAAATCGGAAAATGGAATAGACCTAAGACAAGATAAAATGGCTCACCAAAGATTAAAAGAAGCAGCTGAAAAAGCTAAAATTGAATTATCATCCTCAATGCAAACAAGCATTAATCTACCATTTATAACAGCTGATGCTACAGGTCCAAAGCACATAGAGATGAATCTTACAAGAGCTAAGTTTAATGAACTTACTCATGATTTAGTTCAAAGAACTATAGAACCTATGAGAAAATCTTTACAAGATGCGGGCTTATCAATAAATGAAATAGATAAAATAATATTAGTAGGAGGATCTACTAGAACTCCTGCAGTTCAAGATGCAGTTAAAGAATTCACAGGAAAAGATCCATCTAAGGGAGTTAACCCAGATGAGTGCGTTGCATTAGGTGCAGCAATCCAAGCAGGTGTTTTAACTGGAGATGTTAAGGACGTTCTATTATTAGACGTATCACCTTTAACACTTGGAATAGAAACTTTAGGCGGAATAGCAACACCTTTAATTGAAAGAAATACTACAATTCCAACTAGGAAGAGTCAAGTATTCTCTACAGCAGCAGATGGTCAAACTTCTGTTGAAATACACATAGTTCAAGGTGAAAGACAAATGGCTACAGATAATAAGACTCTTGGAAGAGTAACCCTTTCAGGAATAGCTGCAGCTCCAAGAGGAGTACCACAAATAGAGGTAACCTTTGATATAGATGCTAACGGAATAGTAAATGTTTCTGCAAAGGACAAAGGAACTGGAAAAGAAGCTAAGATAACTATAACAGCATCAACAAATTTAAATGATGATGAAATAGATAAGGCTGTAAAAGAAGCTGAGAAATTTGCAGAAGAAGATAAAAAGAGAAAAGAATCTATCGAAGTTAAAAATAATGCGGACCAATTAGTATATCAGACAGAAAAAACTTTAACTGAACTTGGAGAAAAAGTATCAGAAGAAGATAAAGCAAAGGTAAATGAAAAGTTAGAAGCATTAAAAGCTATTAAAGATGCAGAAGATATAGAGGCTATTAAAAAGGCAACAGAAGAATTAACTCAAGAATTCTATGCTGTATCTGCTAAGTTATATCAAGAAAACCCAGAAGATGCTGGATTTGATCCAAACAACATGGATATGAATGGTAATGGAACTAGTGAAGGACCAAAGGATGACAACGTAGTTGATGCAGACTTTAAGGTTGATGACGAAAAATAA
- the grpE gene encoding nucleotide exchange factor GrpE, which produces MDKNKSDLNPEEKVENIILEGENVKEESSVVSEAEVLEKEECNNTVDLKEFSKYKDEALKTKEENIELQERLLRVTAEYENYRKRTTKEKESIYGYACEDVLKNILPVLDNLERAALTDGSVEDIKKGVEITLKQFKEALEKLQIEEIDTNSGFDPNMHEAVMHVVDESLGEKEIIEVFQKGYKKGDKVIRYSVVKVAN; this is translated from the coding sequence ATGGATAAGAACAAAAGTGATTTGAATCCAGAAGAAAAAGTAGAAAATATTATTTTAGAAGGTGAAAATGTTAAAGAAGAATCTAGCGTGGTAAGCGAAGCAGAGGTCTTAGAAAAAGAAGAATGCAATAATACAGTAGATCTTAAGGAATTTTCTAAATATAAGGATGAAGCTTTAAAGACGAAAGAAGAGAATATTGAATTACAAGAAAGACTTCTTAGAGTTACAGCTGAATATGAAAATTATAGAAAAAGAACAACAAAAGAAAAAGAAAGTATTTATGGATATGCTTGTGAAGATGTGTTAAAAAATATCTTACCTGTATTAGATAATCTTGAAAGAGCTGCGCTTACAGATGGAAGTGTAGAGGATATAAAAAAAGGAGTAGAGATTACCTTAAAACAGTTTAAAGAAGCTTTAGAAAAGTTGCAAATAGAAGAAATAGATACTAATAGTGGCTTTGATCCTAATATGCATGAGGCAGTAATGCATGTGGTTGATGAAAGTTTAGGAGAAAAAGAAATTATTGAAGTGTTCCAAAAGGGATACAAAAAAGGTGATAAGGTTATAAGATACAGTGTGGTTAAAGTTGCCAATTAA
- the hrcA gene encoding heat-inducible transcriptional repressor HrcA, giving the protein MDVDDRKIKILEAIINDYIITAEPVGSRTIAKKYDLGISSATIRNEMADLEDMGYLEQLHTSSGRKPSDKGYRLYVDKLMIVERLTLEEEMKIKSHVLGMAIYEIDKLLKGTTHMLSELTNLTCILNTPSVKKSQLKSVQLISIDSSNILVVIITYTGIIKNNILKANNIPSQDNLHKISSVLNERFKNLPIQNVDSQVIKDIKVQLKGYEDIINGVIPILIDALTDEEYSKVYLEGATNIFNYPEYNDIDKAKEFLSLLDNKGYMQELLDTTNKLTIKIGEENYLKQAKDCSVISAVYSVGNKPIGTIGLIGPTRIPYSKVVSIMSKVMKGLNDSLKKLEEES; this is encoded by the coding sequence ATGGATGTGGATGATAGAAAAATAAAGATTCTTGAAGCTATAATTAATGATTACATTATTACAGCGGAACCAGTTGGATCCAGAACCATAGCTAAAAAGTATGACTTAGGCATAAGCTCGGCTACCATAAGAAATGAAATGGCTGATTTAGAAGATATGGGATATTTAGAACAACTTCATACCTCCTCTGGAAGAAAGCCTTCAGATAAAGGATATCGACTTTATGTAGATAAACTTATGATAGTTGAAAGACTGACACTAGAAGAAGAGATGAAGATAAAATCACATGTACTTGGTATGGCAATATACGAGATAGATAAACTATTAAAAGGAACTACTCATATGTTGTCAGAACTTACAAATTTAACTTGCATATTAAATACACCTTCTGTAAAAAAGAGCCAGTTAAAATCTGTGCAGCTTATAAGTATTGATAGTAGTAATATACTTGTGGTTATAATAACTTATACAGGTATCATAAAGAATAATATTCTTAAAGCAAACAACATTCCAAGCCAAGACAATCTTCATAAGATAAGCAGTGTTTTAAATGAAAGATTTAAAAACTTACCTATACAAAATGTGGATAGTCAGGTTATAAAAGATATTAAAGTACAACTTAAAGGATATGAAGATATTATAAATGGTGTTATACCAATCCTTATAGATGCGCTTACTGATGAAGAGTACTCAAAGGTTTATCTTGAAGGAGCTACGAATATATTCAATTACCCTGAGTATAATGATATAGATAAAGCTAAGGAATTTCTTTCTTTGCTTGATAATAAAGGTTATATGCAAGAACTTCTAGATACAACAAATAAGCTTACTATAAAAATAGGTGAAGAAAATTATTTAAAGCAAGCTAAAGATTGTAGTGTAATATCAGCAGTATATTCTGTGGGAAACAAGCCTATCGGAACAATCGGTCTTATAGGGCCCACTCGAATTCCTTATTCAAAAGTTGTGTCTATTATGTCCAAAGTTATGAAAGGACTTAATGACAGCTTAAAAAAACTTGAAGAGGAATCATAA